The genomic region TCAGCTGGTATTTTATTCaaagttttattattttctaataATTCAGCTGGTATTTTATTCAAAGTGTTCTGtacaggatttttgggggtacCAAAATCAAGGCAATTAAGGAGTGGCAGTTAGCTGTGAAGATGTCAGTCCATGCACTTATGATGTACTTTTAACAAGAAAACTTGTGCATTTATGTTTCTCCATTAGCCTTAGAGATAATCATATCCATTAGTTTGAAAAAGTGCTCTTCAGAAAGACAAAGTAAATTCTCAAGGTGTCTGGAGACACATAACCactgcaaacaaaaaataagcACTGGAAATTTACCTTGAGGTGATGAGCCTCCAGTATGGCTAAAAGGGTCAAGGTAGGGGAAGACTCTTGCTCCTTGACTGACAGGGGAAGTTGTCATTCTTGGGACATAAAACATCAGTGGCACTCGGGTAGCAACATCAAAATTGCTGTACTTTGCCCATTCACCATGTTCTCCCAGCGACCACCCTAGGTGACAAAGAACACAATTCAAAGAATACATTGGTTTTTAATCTAGTAGTGATTTCTGCTTCATTGTATATTGACTCTGACTGCTGAGGCCACTAGTATGTTATAAAGGTCATATTAAAAGGTAAATAATCTGTATTTAGATGTAACAAGGCTTTTCTCTAATATGAAAACTATTTCAACAGCCACTTAAATCTTGCAACTTGATACTCtttcataaaataaacaattaCACCTTTCCTTATTTCTAGATTCTCAAGATTAGAAATAGGAAATCAGCattaaaacagcagaaaagaggaattggggtgtgtcACAGTGCCTGCAAGAGTCTCCAGATCAATTCCACAAAGCATTCATTTAAGTTTtgggcagctgccagctctccaATGCTCCTGTTAACACTGTAGCTGAACATCCCTTGGAGCCAAGGCTGCTCTCTATGCCAGACTGCCGTATCAGGATGCTACCCCTGAGGAAGCAATAGAGACAAAACTTTTCagctctcctcttcctcttgaAAGAGATGCCAACATGACTTCCTTCCAGGCAGATACACTGCCAACTTCACTTTGGGGGAAGACAAAGGAACTCTGTGACAGCTATATTAACACATGTTTTTTCTTGATCACTTTGCCTGCCATGGTACTGGAAATACCAACTGCTTACAGTTATccacagcaaggaaaagaaaaattcagtttACAAACAAGTTAGAAGGAACATCTAGAGTCACTTTAGTACCAAAAGTATTAATCCTATTGCTCTGCAACTTGTAAGAGCTTTTTATACACACATGCTCACAGAAGTCAACCCAATTTAACTATATATGTGACTTTAAATTGATGTAGTTAATTCACATCCTAACTGGTTTAAATCAGCTAAGCCATCCCACAATCAAATGGATCATGACAGGgttattttaatgaatattaGAGTATTGAAACAAGCATTAAATGCTTGAGACATTTGTCCCACAgctcaaattaatttttttgccaCAAGGCTCCAGAGTGTGCAGGATCTCAGTTATGAGAGGGAACCATATCCCTATCAGTTTAGATGCTCTGCGAGCAGCAATGACAAGTGAAAGAAAACACACTTGAGCAGTTAATGAGAAAGCCTGTCACCCACTGTACCAGATGGCTTTCTACAAATGCTAAGGGGGGAGGAGTGGTGGCTGTACTCCTAGAGCACAGTTCCCAGCAAGAGTCACTCCTTGGGTAGGGGGTGGGAACACAGCAAGCTCAGCCCTGTGTCCTGGCAGGCAGCCTCATCCCTCACCAGCAAATCCTCAACCTGATTAAAAGTGCCTGTGGGGACAGAACTGTGCAGCCACAGAAGCCAGAGCCAGTCCCCTCAATCTGGCTCAGACAAGCCAGAGGGACAAGGTGTGACAGCTCTGCTTGGCACTACAGAAACACACACTGGATTAATAAGCCAGCAATGAGCAGCACAATGAAGTTCTTAACAGTAACCTCAAGAAAGATGTAAATGCTTACCATGATCAGCAGTAAAAACTACTATAGTGTTATTTGAGAGCCCTGCATCATCCAAAGCACTCAGAAGCAGGCCAACTTGCACATCCAGGTAGGAAACTGCTGCATAGTAACTCTGACGGATCCGCCGCTGCAAGTCAAGAAAACAGGAGAGGAATAAAAGTTCTTCCCCAGACACATATAGCAGATCAGGGGGTGCCTGTGGAAAAGAACTAAAGGACTCTACTTGAATTTTAATTGACTGTAGCCCAATTTATGTCCCAGAAAAGATAAACTGGGAGGGGGCAGCTAGAAAATTCCACCTCCCAGAAGTGCTTTCAACCAAACAACTGCAAACCAACCCATTCTGCATCTCTTGGTCTAGCCAGTGCACCTGATTTTGGCACAAGCACTGGAGAGTAAAGGAAAATCTTCCAAAAGAAGATACACTATGAACAGACTCCGATAATGAACACAAACACAGCATTGTTAGCTGCTACATACATTCCCTCACATGCAACCTGCAGTGACAGTGAAGGTTTGCCTACAGAGCTAGAGGTGACAGTATACAAGGCAGGGAATTCATAACTGCAAATGGGCAGGTGCTGAATAAGTGGGAGCATCCAAGAGCAGCTGATTCCTCCCTTGCATTGAACAAGTAAAGGCAGTTTGACTTCAGAGCACTGTATTGGCAGCTTACCTGGAAATCATCTGGAAGTGGTCCATAAGGGAAACTAACATTTAATGCTTCCACATCATCCCTCTGCCTGATATCCATCCAGGGGTTGTATGCCACAGAAGGCAGCTTCTTAGGCACCCAGGGATCTGGGGCTAATGTGATATTTTCCAAGGGGTACAACTTGAGAAATTCCTTTACAAGACAAAACACATAGAAAGACTGTCCTCACTTCCAACATATACTgtgaattttgtatttaaacAGCAACCACTTTCCCTTTCAGGACCCTTTAACATTACAGTTTACAAGGCTTCACTCCCCTTCTGCCAGAGTGTGAAACACAGCAATACTAGACATTCCCCAACCAATTCCTGAAAAATACTGAGTTAGTAAATCCCTAAACCCAGCTTCCTGTATCTCAAAACAAGACTGCAATAAAATATCCAACACCACTTTGAAATCATAATTTTGCCACAAAGTCAAACAGAGAATGAAATACAAGATCTTGTAAGGCCTCATTATGTCACACTCCATCAAGCTGAAGCCCCTCTCCATGCAATAGCAGTCACCACCATGGTGGCAGAAGCCTGGCTTTTGGCTGAGGAGTCACAATTCATTCCCATTAACTGTTCTGAAATACATCACAGGTGACTCCTGAAGTTATGCTGAATCAAGGCTGGTTTCCAACTTGCTTTCAGGAAACAGCAATAAAGCATTTGTGggaacagcttttaaaaacaaaagcaacattTGTCTAAGTTCCCTTTCCTGTAGGTTCCAGTCTCCTCACCTGTGGGTACCTCAGTGGGATGTGTGGCTTGTGGTAACCAACAGCCAGGAAGAACTTTTGCCTGGTGGTTTTCATGACATTCAGTAAGTGTATGGCCTCCTCAGTGCTCTGAATATCAGGGAGAGTCCCTCCAGGCATTTCTGTCACATTCACTGGACACACCAAGTTTGCATGAagttttccatcttttcccCTGCAAGTCTTcgtaaaagaaaaaaaaaaaaatagttcagTAACTTCTGgtaaatacaaagaaaaaatcctCTGTTCTGCAACTTCACAATCAATTTGTTTCTACCAACAAAAGAATGCAACTTCCATGCCtatgaaaatgcagaaatactcTCTAAAGCTGGGTAGAAGATTAAATGTAGTCACATGGGGCAAAAGCCCACAGCTTCCACAATGAACAGAATCTCTGATCTCATGGAGATGCAGCAGCATTTGGTTCTCCTACATTTACACACATTTTAGTTCCTTCTGATCCCAAGAGTTCAGAGAAAGCTGCCTGGAAGCTACTGACTCAGTTTCTGAGCAAATGGCAGCAGTGGCTGATGTGTAATCAGTGAAGAGAGATAAATCAGACTAACCAATGGCCAGGGAAAGGTGGCCTCAGCAGGGTGTTTGGGAGGGTTGCTAAATGAACCTGCCTACTTCTCTTTATGTCATGGATGCAAATGCTGCTGTTGTTAAAACCAGCCTTCTTCCAGCAGTAACCCCAAGACCAAAGCACTGCCAAGGCTGTACCCCCAcgactgcagctcctgctgggcagtGTGCAGACTCCAGCACACAATACTAATGCAATGTTTGCATAAAGATAAACCAGATCTCTTGTGTCAGACTTAAGAGTAACAAACATTCTAGAAAACTGGATCAGATTATAAAGTTTCAGGTtatttaaacattattttacTTATGGCCCCTTCTCACTTAGTCCTGAGCTCTTTATCACATTAACTTTACCAAGACTACTGATAATGTTTTGTCACTGACTAAAGCAAAGCCAGATCAGTTGCAGGTGCAAGTTGACAACCACATTTTCAGATAAAGGGATTCATGAACTAGACACAAATAAGAACCATTCTTGCTTATATCTCAATAGCTGAAGTTTTTAAATACCAATTTAGAAATACTTAAAACATCTGCAGGATGGGCACATTGCTTGACAAAACACACATTTGATAATCCAAGCCTTCTTTTGGaaagcacagaaacaaagcatTGAAGTGGTTACTCGTTTTCCTGCCCAAGGGTGCAGCCCAGAGGGCACAGCCTGTCCTTGATACAAAGAACTTGGTTCTATCTTGAGCACCCTTCTCTGTTAGAGTGCCACAAATCACACTTACCTTATCATTCTCATGCTTTTCAGCTGAAGGATGAAAGGGTGGAATGGACCAACTGTAGGGATAGTCATCACTGTAATTGGATGAAACCCCTGGAATagataaagaaattaaaaatgctctAATAGTTCAGTGAACCAGGAAGAGCTCAGACACAGTTTAACTTATCTtcaattgtttttttttaatatgctaAATGAAGAAATGTTTCAAATGAATCTTTGACAACTGAGGAAAAGATAACCAAGAAATAAAAGTCAAAAAGATATTTCTCACCAAAATACACCTTGCACTATTGTGGGAGAGTCAAGCCTGTTGAAGAACCTTAGTTCAGGgaacaccaacaaaaaaaaacccaaaatccaaaccaaaacaaaacacaataaataataaaacaccCAGGATTAGTAACAGTCTTCATGCACATACTTGATTAGCTTTACTATAAACTGAAACACAACCTATCTACACAAGTTTATTTCTAGGATAAAGAACTGTCAAAAAGAGGATCAGTATTACAAGATTTTTCAGCTCAGTAGTGTTATTGCTTTTTAACTAGTGAACTAATTTCCTACTGAACTTGAAGCATTAGTCATACATTCTATATGTCCTAATCCAGACTCACAGCCTATTAGGAAACATGAAGCGTGTACAGGCAGAACTAAGCCAAcaagtaatttcattttcagcagATACCTAACCTCCAGATGTATTTTTAGAATGTTAGGTATTTATTCCCACAATTTCTAGACAAGATGTGAAAACATCCATTAGATGAAAGTCATCTAATACATTCATCTCTAATGCCTTAAGACTTAATGACAACCACTGTAAAATCTGGCTTAGGTTCTCAACCTAGACGAGAATCACACATCAGTACTCATGTAAGTTTGTGAGACTATACACATCAAGCATTTCTATGTTAAGCAAATGATGACTCAAACCATACCAGGATGAAAAACCTTCCCCACAGACAGGGTCACGTAGCCATTTTCCTTGAAATACTGGGGCATGGTGGAATAGTTTCCTGCATGGACTCTCCAGTAGGAGTAGAAGTCGTAGAGCCGGGTGGTGTCAGGCCTGCGGCCAGTGAGGAATGACACTCTGCTGGGAGCACACAGGGCTTGCTGGGAGAAAGGCAGCCAAGGAGAGACATTTggaacaaaaaccaaaacacatgCATGAACTGACTCAGGCATagtgatgccttaagttttagctttcatattttccacattctgtactgcattagtgtgtaactctgaacttcatgtGTGTTAGCAAGTTGTCTTCACAGTTCAGtaagacaaaacaatccttttccagcctgagaaccaaggacaccattgcAGCTCCAGGCCTAAAAAGTATGAACAACATtgaattgaggagagcaatctgggaggatgggacttcatagcctaaagctgtaattggacaattaaccccagtatgtaaatggaccaaaacttataaactGTGAAAACTCATGCCCCATCATTCACCTTGAGTGTAGCCTCAGctgggctcttgtactgcccaaggtgtatcctttgaATGCCTTTTAATAAATTCCTACTTTATTCCTTCAACACTGCCTAGCCTCTGTTCCGTGGgagcctct from Ammospiza caudacuta isolate bAmmCau1 chromosome 14, bAmmCau1.pri, whole genome shotgun sequence harbors:
- the IDS gene encoding iduronate 2-sulfatase isoform X1 — translated: MAAARLCLSLFLCLLRLPREAFAAGPAAAGPGAGRGPGDGMNVLFIIVDDLRPVLGCYGDKLVKSPNIDQLASQSMVFSNAYAQQALCAPSRVSFLTGRRPDTTRLYDFYSYWRVHAGNYSTMPQYFKENGYVTLSVGKVFHPGVSSNYSDDYPYSWSIPPFHPSAEKHENDKTCRGKDGKLHANLVCPVNVTEMPGGTLPDIQSTEEAIHLLNVMKTTRQKFFLAVGYHKPHIPLRYPQEFLKLYPLENITLAPDPWVPKKLPSVAYNPWMDIRQRDDVEALNVSFPYGPLPDDFQRRIRQSYYAAVSYLDVQVGLLLSALDDAGLSNNTIVVFTADHGWSLGEHGEWAKYSNFDVATRVPLMFYVPRMTTSPVSQGARVFPYLDPFSHTGGSSPQGQSKKVVELVSLFPTLAELAGLQVPPACPKMSFGVVLCTEGRSIAHYLNISEGEVERGKEGCDGTERCSNEEPVALSQYPRPADAPQWNSDKPRLMDIRIMGYSMRAIDYRYTLWVQYDPSNFSADFRNVHAGELYMMDNDPNQDYNVYNNTSHGWLFKKITDLLKH
- the IDS gene encoding iduronate 2-sulfatase isoform X2, with product MNVLFIIVDDLRPVLGCYGDKLVKSPNIDQLASQSMVFSNAYAQQALCAPSRVSFLTGRRPDTTRLYDFYSYWRVHAGNYSTMPQYFKENGYVTLSVGKVFHPGVSSNYSDDYPYSWSIPPFHPSAEKHENDKTCRGKDGKLHANLVCPVNVTEMPGGTLPDIQSTEEAIHLLNVMKTTRQKFFLAVGYHKPHIPLRYPQEFLKLYPLENITLAPDPWVPKKLPSVAYNPWMDIRQRDDVEALNVSFPYGPLPDDFQRRIRQSYYAAVSYLDVQVGLLLSALDDAGLSNNTIVVFTADHGWSLGEHGEWAKYSNFDVATRVPLMFYVPRMTTSPVSQGARVFPYLDPFSHTGGSSPQGQSKKVVELVSLFPTLAELAGLQVPPACPKMSFGVVLCTEGRSIAHYLNISEGEVERGKEGCDGTERCSNEEPVALSQYPRPADAPQWNSDKPRLMDIRIMGYSMRAIDYRYTLWVQYDPSNFSADFRNVHAGELYMMDNDPNQDYNVYNNTSHGWLFKKITDLLKH